One window of the Methanomassiliicoccaceae archaeon DOK genome contains the following:
- the cbiD gene encoding cobalamin biosynthesis protein CbiD has translation MTGYPELYTYVNNKKMRRGHTTGTCAAAASKAAAEAILTQSPVSSVIIHTPKGITLDLPVEDLTFDSAHARCAVRKDGGDDIDATHGALVYSDVTLTDSGIDIDGGVGVGRVTRKGLDQPPGNAAINRVPRSMIREALEDVASACSYGGGFSAVISVPDGEGIAAKTFNPRLGITGGISILGTSGIVEPMSETALIDTVKTEMNMRAASGDRVLLVVPGNYGKDFSDNIPGIDSDFAVKCSNFVGEMLDHACELGTDVVLVSNLGKAVKLAAGIMNTHSRNADARMEILASNAAIAGADIQTVLRILECISTDDALEVIDSAGLVPKVSELLMEKIEFHMNHRTGGAIRTSAVVFSSVYGLLGKTSLADSMLDEVREEIGRDGA, from the coding sequence ATGACAGGATACCCGGAGCTCTACACCTACGTGAACAACAAGAAAATGAGGAGAGGCCACACCACCGGGACGTGCGCCGCCGCGGCATCCAAGGCGGCCGCGGAGGCGATCCTCACGCAGAGCCCCGTTTCATCCGTGATCATACACACCCCCAAGGGAATCACGCTAGACCTGCCCGTGGAGGACCTGACCTTCGATTCCGCGCACGCAAGATGTGCAGTGAGGAAGGACGGAGGAGATGACATAGACGCCACGCACGGCGCCCTGGTCTACTCGGATGTCACGCTCACGGACTCCGGGATCGACATCGACGGCGGTGTCGGCGTCGGACGTGTGACACGCAAGGGGCTCGACCAGCCCCCCGGCAACGCGGCCATCAACAGGGTCCCCCGCAGCATGATAAGGGAGGCTCTAGAGGACGTGGCCTCCGCATGCTCCTATGGAGGGGGGTTCTCAGCGGTGATATCCGTCCCGGACGGCGAGGGCATCGCGGCAAAAACATTCAATCCGCGCCTGGGGATAACGGGAGGCATATCCATACTGGGCACCAGCGGGATCGTCGAGCCCATGAGCGAGACCGCCCTCATCGACACCGTCAAGACTGAGATGAACATGCGCGCCGCTTCGGGCGACAGGGTGCTCCTGGTGGTCCCCGGAAACTACGGGAAGGACTTCAGCGACAACATCCCCGGGATCGATTCCGACTTCGCCGTGAAGTGCAGCAACTTCGTCGGCGAGATGCTGGACCATGCTTGCGAGCTCGGCACGGACGTGGTCCTGGTCTCGAACCTCGGCAAGGCCGTGAAGCTCGCCGCCGGGATCATGAACACCCACTCCAGGAACGCGGATGCCAGGATGGAGATCCTGGCCTCCAACGCGGCGATCGCCGGTGCGGACATCCAGACCGTGCTCAGGATCCTTGAGTGCATATCCACGGATGACGCGCTGGAGGTCATCGACTCCGCGGGGCTCGTCCCGAAGGTCTCCGAACTGCTGATGGAGAAGATAGAGTTCCACATGAACCACCGCACTGGTGGCGCGATAAGGACATCCGCCGTGGTGTTCTCGTCAGTCTACGGGCTCCTGGGCAAGACGTCCCTGGCCGATTCCATGCTTGACGAGGTCAGGGAGGAGATCGGGAGGGACGGCGCATGA